The genomic segment TTCGCCGTTCGGAAGGTAGACGGCGGCCGAGGTTGGCCAGTGCTTGCGGAACAGCTGCTCGACGGTCTGGATCGTGGCACAGGCGCGCTCGACCAGGGGATAACCGTCGCGGGCGTAGGAGATCGCCGGCTCCAGCACGTCGCGCACGCGCATCGTGCCGTAGTCGCGCAGCAGCATCATCCAGGATTCGAACGTGCCGGGGACGCAGGCGGCAAGCAGGCCGGTGCCTGGCACCATGTCGAGGCCTTCGCTCTTGTAATGCGCGATGGTGGCGCGCGCCGGCGCCGGGCCCTGGCCGCAGATCACCTCGGTGCGGCCGCGCTTGACGTCATGAACGATCACAGGGACATCGCCGCCTGGACCGTTCAGATGCGGCTCGACCACCTGGAGCGTGAAGGCGGTGGCGACGCCGGCATCGAAGGCATTGCCGCCCTTTTCCAGGATGCCCATGCCCACGGCCGTCGCGATCCAGTGCGTGGTGGCAACGACCCCGAACGTGCCCTCGATCTCGGGCCTCGTCGTGAACGGATCGGGATTGATATTGCCCATGGGACTTCACCACCTTATTTTCGGCGCGCGCAATTGATCACAGGGCCACGCCGCCGCCAAATGCGCAGGCTGCATGGCACGGGCGCGTCACGCCGGGACCGGCGCGGTGTTGACGGCGTGGCAGGCGACGCCGTCAATCAGTTCCGGCGTCTCCCTGCGGCAGAGATCGAACGCCAGCGGGCAGCGCGGATTGAAGGCGCAGCCGGGAGGCGGATTGATCGGATTCGGGATCTCGCCCTTGACCGGAATGCGCTGGCGGCCGCTCATGGCAAGATCAGGCACGGCACCCAGCAGCATCTTGGTGTAGGGCATGCGCGGATTGGCGAACAGCTCGCGTCCGTCCGCGATCTCGACGATGCGGCCGAGATACATCACGCCGACGCGGCTCGCCATGTGACGGACCACGGCGAGGTTGTGGCTGATGAACATGTAGGTCAGGCCGAACTTGTCCTGGAGGTCGCGCATCAGGTTCAGGATCTGCGCCTGCACGGAGACGTCGAGCGCCGAGGTCGGCTCGTCGCAGACGATGAATTCCGCGTCGGAGGCGAGCGCCCGCGCGATCGCGATGCGCTGGCGCTGGCCGCCGGAGAATTCGTGCGGGTATTTCAAGCGGTCGTCCGGATGCAGGCCGACGAGGCTGAGCAGCTCGCCGACGCGGGCCTGGATGTCACGCTCGCCCTGGATCAGGTCGAAGGCACGGATCGGCTCGGAGATGATGGCATCGAC from the Bradyrhizobium sp. WBAH42 genome contains:
- a CDS encoding ABC transporter ATP-binding protein, whose amino-acid sequence is MSAPFVQATNLRRVFDVSKPWLNRVLEGGHLEYLKAVDHVTFDIRKGETFALVGESGSGKTTVARMVVGLLPPSAGDVLIDGVSMTDPRQALARRKLRRRIQMIFQDPYASLNPRFRVDAIISEPIRAFDLIQGERDIQARVGELLSLVGLHPDDRLKYPHEFSGGQRQRIAIARALASDAEFIVCDEPTSALDVSVQAQILNLMRDLQDKFGLTYMFISHNLAVVRHMASRVGVMYLGRIVEIADGRELFANPRMPYTKMLLGAVPDLAMSGRQRIPVKGEIPNPINPPPGCAFNPRCPLAFDLCRRETPELIDGVACHAVNTAPVPA